In a genomic window of Lacrimispora sp. BS-2:
- a CDS encoding iron ABC transporter permease encodes MKNTVWIRHNKFTIAAKLTMILLPIATAIICLCIGRMNLSIIEVMNTLFDAAKGNRESQNYSIVINLRAPRIIMAIIVGAGLTCAGNAFQSLFSNPLATPDVLGVTSGTCVGAIIAIIMSMGIMETQLLALAFGLFAVWITMVLARDRNGQSVVFLVLAGVIISALFNAVGSLLKYTADPLDKLPAITYWLMGSFTSASYKKIMVGSPLILTGIAVIYLMRWKLNILSLSSDEARASGMDLKKTRLVFVLAATIITASCVSMCGQVGWIGLLIPHCSRMLVGSNNRYVVPVGISIGASFMIIIDTFSRSISVIELPLSILTAIIGAPVFISLLKRNRGSLH; translated from the coding sequence ATGAAAAATACAGTTTGGATCAGGCATAACAAATTCACGATTGCTGCAAAACTGACAATGATACTATTACCAATTGCTACTGCAATAATATGCTTGTGTATAGGAAGAATGAATCTTTCTATTATAGAGGTTATGAACACTTTATTTGATGCAGCAAAGGGGAATAGAGAAAGCCAGAACTATTCAATTGTTATAAATTTAAGAGCACCAAGAATAATAATGGCAATCATTGTCGGAGCTGGTCTTACATGTGCGGGAAATGCCTTCCAGTCACTTTTTTCTAATCCGCTTGCAACACCAGATGTACTAGGTGTTACAAGTGGAACCTGTGTGGGCGCAATCATTGCCATTATTATGTCCATGGGCATCATGGAGACTCAGTTGCTTGCATTAGCTTTTGGACTTTTTGCTGTGTGGATTACCATGGTACTGGCAAGAGATAGAAATGGGCAGTCGGTAGTATTTCTAGTACTAGCTGGAGTAATCATATCGGCATTGTTTAATGCAGTAGGTTCTTTATTGAAATATACTGCCGATCCTTTAGATAAACTTCCAGCGATAACATATTGGCTTATGGGAAGCTTTACAAGTGCATCCTATAAAAAAATCATGGTAGGCTCGCCACTGATACTTACAGGCATTGCAGTTATATATCTGATGAGATGGAAATTAAATATATTATCACTCAGCAGTGATGAGGCAAGAGCGAGCGGAATGGATTTAAAGAAAACGCGCTTAGTTTTTGTACTGGCGGCTACTATAATAACAGCTTCATGTGTTTCAATGTGTGGACAGGTTGGGTGGATAGGACTTCTGATACCGCACTGTTCAAGAATGCTTGTAGGAAGTAACAATCGTTATGTGGTTCCTGTAGGAATCAGCATTGGCGCTAGTTTTATGATTATCATTGATACGTTTTCAAGAAGCATTAGTGTCATAGAACTTCCACTGTCCATTCTTACCGCAATTATTGGAGCACCGGTATTTATATCATTGCTAAAAAGAAATAGGGGGAGCTTACATTGA
- a CDS encoding Crp/Fnr family transcriptional regulator: MEEYFGILRKSDIFQLADDETIKRVLYCLEGHIRLYGKGEIIYHYGDMISNAGIVLEGKVELIVPGAIGDDSSIKVAIPSDSFGCSHSCITDQPSLVTVIASKKTKILFLKMSKLFSQEAIKCRFASFVTANLLRQTAFANLEQNRRIHIMSRRSIRDKIWTLLNYTPLEGDRCLINMNRQEMADYLGVERSALSRELSRMKKEGFIDYRKNVFIINKYQ, from the coding sequence ATGGAAGAATATTTTGGAATTTTAAGAAAATCAGATATATTTCAATTGGCCGATGATGAGACTATAAAACGTGTCCTCTATTGTTTAGAGGGGCATATCAGGCTCTATGGCAAGGGTGAAATAATATATCATTATGGAGATATGATATCGAATGCTGGTATCGTTCTAGAAGGAAAGGTGGAACTTATTGTACCAGGAGCAATCGGAGATGATTCAAGTATAAAGGTGGCTATCCCTTCGGATTCTTTTGGATGTTCACATTCATGTATAACGGACCAGCCTTCACTTGTGACTGTTATTGCAAGTAAAAAAACAAAAATTCTATTTTTAAAAATGTCAAAGCTTTTTAGCCAGGAAGCTATAAAATGTAGATTTGCATCGTTTGTAACAGCTAATTTGTTGAGGCAGACAGCGTTTGCAAATCTTGAACAGAATAGAAGGATCCATATTATGAGTAGGCGTTCTATACGAGACAAAATTTGGACCTTGTTAAACTATACTCCTCTTGAAGGGGATAGATGCTTGATCAATATGAATAGACAGGAAATGGCAGACTATCTTGGTGTTGAGAGAAGTGCATTATCAAGAGAACTCAGCAGAATGAAAAAAGAGGGCTTTATAGATTATAGAAAAAATGTATTTATAATAAATAAATATCAATAA
- a CDS encoding ABC transporter substrate-binding protein, translating into MKLKIKTSSLLLASMLLLTACVSNNNKDTAASSVVETTSEEAITAAEEDETDSKADSGLSGTHMVVDHAGNRVEVPDKIERIVIDQIPILSTYMAYFEGSAPHIVGYSGSFKETISETALKNIAPELLESSDTVYAQSDLNIEEIIKLKPDVIFYNANNNEHAQILASSGIPSIGFATVGADSPADPIERYKQWLILLEEVFGEKGKMNGLIEAGDKIIEDVETRIENIPEDKRPSTMILFKLIDGVPQVAGKGVFGDYWLQHLGVKNVAEEAMGFAQVSFEQIYEWNPQVLFLNGPGLLKLNRQDVIDNKVEGVDFSTIQAVKDKRVYNTTLGMWNWFTPNPDAPLVLAWLAYNTYPEEFADYPLETVIRDYYQNFYGYEITDDEMKGMLQLR; encoded by the coding sequence ATGAAATTAAAAATTAAAACAAGTTCACTTTTATTAGCATCAATGTTGTTATTAACTGCATGTGTTTCAAATAATAATAAAGATACGGCTGCCTCATCAGTGGTAGAAACCACATCTGAAGAAGCAATAACGGCTGCTGAGGAAGATGAAACAGATTCCAAAGCAGATAGCGGGCTATCAGGTACTCATATGGTAGTAGACCATGCTGGAAATCGTGTTGAAGTTCCAGATAAGATAGAGCGTATTGTAATAGACCAGATTCCAATCTTGTCTACATACATGGCATATTTTGAAGGTTCAGCGCCGCATATTGTTGGGTATAGTGGTTCTTTTAAGGAAACCATATCAGAGACGGCATTAAAGAACATTGCACCTGAGCTGCTTGAATCATCAGATACAGTATATGCACAATCAGACCTGAATATAGAGGAGATCATAAAGCTCAAACCAGATGTGATTTTTTATAATGCGAATAATAATGAGCATGCACAAATATTAGCTTCAAGTGGAATTCCATCCATAGGATTTGCCACAGTAGGCGCAGATTCCCCAGCAGATCCAATAGAAAGGTATAAGCAGTGGCTGATACTTCTTGAGGAAGTGTTTGGAGAGAAGGGTAAGATGAATGGCCTTATTGAAGCAGGTGATAAAATCATTGAAGATGTGGAAACCAGAATAGAAAATATACCAGAGGATAAGCGTCCAAGTACAATGATTTTATTTAAGCTGATAGATGGCGTTCCTCAAGTTGCTGGTAAAGGCGTATTTGGTGATTATTGGCTGCAGCACCTTGGAGTTAAAAATGTTGCAGAGGAGGCAATGGGGTTTGCACAGGTTAGCTTTGAGCAAATATATGAATGGAATCCCCAGGTATTATTTTTAAATGGCCCGGGTCTGCTAAAACTAAACAGGCAGGATGTAATAGATAATAAAGTTGAGGGTGTAGATTTTTCAACAATACAGGCAGTAAAAGATAAGCGTGTATATAACACAACACTAGGTATGTGGAACTGGTTCACCCCTAATCCCGATGCACCTCTTGTATTAGCCTGGCTTGCATATAATACTTATCCGGAAGAATTTGCGGACTACCCTCTGGAAACAGTAATACGTGATTATTACCAGAACTTTTATGGGTACGAAATTACTGATGATGAAATGAAGGGAATGCTCCAATTGCGATGA
- a CDS encoding iron ABC transporter permease yields MPVRWLRTKTGFALSLVLMGSGLLLSLLFSASVGVAGGNISILINTLFHPAASSDMGRIMLEMRMPRALAACFTGAAFALAGGVMQGVTRNPLADAGLLGVNAGAGFFVALTAVLLPPLSSIGTMIFAFMGAALAVLLVYRIGISKHKSGSIRLILAGSAVSTLLTALSQGISLAFGLSKSMSFWTAGSLSGITWQSLLLTVPWIAGAGLISQILSGRLSVLALGGESAAGLGVNVWAVRMAGIGVVLILAGASVSLVGGISFLGLIVPHIARFLAGEDYRRLLPVSALLGAILLVLADIAARSINAPFDTPVGALVSAIGVPIFLVLTYRKKGAVL; encoded by the coding sequence ATGCCTGTGCGATGGCTTCGAACCAAAACAGGCTTTGCGCTATCTCTTGTTTTGATGGGGAGTGGGTTACTGCTCTCCCTCCTGTTCTCAGCCAGCGTCGGTGTGGCGGGCGGGAATATTAGTATTTTAATAAATACACTTTTTCATCCTGCAGCATCTTCTGACATGGGAAGAATTATGCTGGAGATGCGTATGCCCAGAGCATTAGCTGCCTGCTTTACCGGGGCAGCCTTTGCCCTTGCAGGTGGCGTAATGCAGGGTGTGACGAGAAATCCTTTGGCAGATGCCGGGCTTTTAGGAGTCAATGCGGGAGCCGGATTTTTTGTTGCTCTAACCGCAGTCCTTTTGCCGCCCTTGTCAAGCATCGGTACGATGATTTTCGCGTTTATGGGAGCGGCACTGGCCGTGCTGCTAGTATATAGGATAGGAATCAGCAAGCATAAATCCGGCTCTATTCGGCTCATCTTGGCCGGCAGCGCTGTTTCCACTCTGTTAACTGCATTGAGTCAAGGGATTTCTCTCGCCTTCGGACTTTCAAAATCGATGTCATTTTGGACGGCTGGGAGCTTGTCCGGCATTACATGGCAGAGCCTTCTCCTGACCGTTCCATGGATTGCGGGGGCCGGGCTTATCAGCCAGATTCTTTCTGGAAGGTTATCGGTGCTTGCCCTGGGAGGGGAAAGTGCAGCGGGACTCGGTGTAAACGTATGGGCTGTTCGGATGGCCGGCATCGGAGTGGTGTTGATTTTGGCGGGAGCCAGCGTATCCCTGGTAGGCGGAATCTCATTCCTGGGGCTGATCGTGCCGCATATTGCACGATTCCTTGCCGGTGAGGATTACCGCAGGCTTTTGCCGGTATCCGCACTGTTGGGGGCAATACTGCTTGTGCTGGCGGATATCGCTGCCCGTTCCATTAACGCTCCTTTTGACACACCGGTAGGTGCGCTGGTATCAGCCATTGGCGTTCCGATCTTTCTGGTGCTGACGTACCGGAAGAAAGGAGCAGTTTTATGA
- a CDS encoding iron ABC transporter permease, with product MKKKHRQKLVPWVLLLAVIGAVLLSINSGYSNISYSDVAASLRHPGGPDASVTLLHIRFPRIILAVLCGMGLALSGCTLQAVTENPLADPGILGINAGAGFTVMLFLTFFPSLHISTMVYQPLFAMAGGVAAAGILYGFSKRNGKIVPSYLLLGGIGISAGFSSLMLIMAADMENSSYQLVARWLSGNIWGTSWYQVKALLPYLLILIPLLLAKADILDLLLLGEEASLALGVRVERERRILLVVAVALAASCISVSGGIGFIGLVAPHIARKFAGGRHHVLLPVSMLLGGLLLLFADTIGRSLFGVIEIPVGIVISVLAAPYFLILLRRQT from the coding sequence ATGAAAAAGAAACACAGGCAAAAGCTTGTGCCATGGGTTCTCCTGTTGGCGGTAATCGGGGCTGTCCTGCTATCAATCAACAGCGGCTATTCAAATATCTCTTATTCAGACGTGGCTGCAAGCCTGCGCCATCCAGGCGGCCCGGATGCCTCCGTCACTCTTTTGCATATCCGCTTTCCGCGCATTATCCTTGCTGTCTTATGCGGAATGGGGTTGGCACTGTCCGGCTGCACACTGCAGGCTGTGACAGAAAATCCACTGGCTGATCCGGGGATATTGGGAATCAATGCGGGAGCTGGATTTACAGTTATGCTGTTTTTGACTTTTTTCCCTTCCCTGCACATCAGCACCATGGTCTATCAGCCGCTTTTTGCCATGGCGGGTGGAGTGGCGGCAGCAGGCATACTATACGGATTTTCCAAAAGAAACGGGAAGATCGTACCGTCTTATCTCTTGCTTGGCGGCATTGGCATTTCGGCCGGTTTTTCGTCCCTGATGCTGATTATGGCTGCCGACATGGAAAACAGCAGTTATCAGCTGGTAGCCAGATGGCTGTCAGGTAATATCTGGGGCACCAGCTGGTATCAGGTGAAGGCACTGCTTCCTTACCTGCTGATTCTGATTCCGCTTCTTCTTGCCAAAGCAGATATTTTAGACTTACTGCTTTTGGGAGAAGAAGCATCCCTTGCATTGGGGGTTCGGGTGGAGAGGGAACGAAGAATCTTATTGGTTGTGGCAGTGGCATTGGCAGCCAGCTGTATTTCCGTCAGCGGCGGAATCGGCTTTATCGGATTGGTTGCTCCCCATATAGCAAGAAAATTTGCAGGAGGGCGGCATCATGTGCTCTTGCCTGTATCCATGCTGCTTGGAGGATTACTCCTGCTTTTTGCGGATACCATAGGGCGTTCTCTTTTTGGAGTCATTGAAATTCCAGTTGGAATCGTGATTTCCGTTCTGGCCGCACCCTATTTTCTCATTCTGCTTCGCAGGCAGACATAA
- a CDS encoding ABC transporter substrate-binding protein, which translates to MKKQLMITICLMLVMALAACAPAADHSQASGQSTPSAQTAEPAGQNGDTITVEDMKGQVEIPANPQRIVDVSGLADELIILDMPFIASANTSMYDGITVPDYLQEYFTNNKIEIVGNYSGAAASGDLNLEKIAELKPDLIIMNIRHDKVYEQLKGIAPTVMINDDISYVNWRGRFQQLGEWFGKEDVVTQWLADYDVKAAELSAEVKEMVGDETFAVVEANSVHFGSYYVYRTGGPGELIYDELKLTPSSGVPENVWGEVVDAEYFSKIDADHIFFFSDDGRIGDTGNSPVWQNLKAVKAGNVYYGKNEAQYNMAYTANGKLLYMEKLANTILNRSNVE; encoded by the coding sequence GTGAAGAAACAACTTATGATTACAATTTGTCTTATGCTGGTGATGGCACTGGCCGCATGCGCACCTGCGGCAGATCACTCACAAGCATCAGGCCAATCAACACCTTCCGCTCAGACTGCAGAACCAGCAGGTCAAAATGGCGATACCATTACGGTTGAAGACATGAAGGGCCAGGTTGAAATTCCCGCTAATCCGCAGCGAATTGTGGACGTTTCCGGTTTAGCAGATGAACTAATCATTCTGGACATGCCATTTATTGCATCAGCCAATACCAGTATGTATGATGGCATAACCGTTCCGGACTATCTTCAGGAGTATTTCACCAATAACAAGATTGAAATCGTTGGCAACTATTCCGGAGCCGCCGCATCGGGTGATTTGAACCTTGAAAAGATTGCGGAGCTAAAACCGGATCTTATTATTATGAATATCCGGCATGACAAGGTATATGAGCAGCTCAAAGGCATCGCTCCCACGGTGATGATTAACGATGACATCAGCTATGTCAACTGGCGGGGGCGCTTTCAGCAATTAGGGGAGTGGTTTGGGAAAGAGGATGTTGTGACACAGTGGCTTGCTGATTATGATGTAAAGGCCGCTGAGCTTTCCGCAGAGGTTAAGGAAATGGTTGGCGACGAAACCTTTGCTGTTGTGGAAGCCAATTCGGTGCATTTTGGTTCCTACTATGTTTATCGGACCGGAGGCCCGGGTGAACTGATATATGATGAATTAAAGCTGACACCTTCCTCGGGAGTTCCGGAGAATGTCTGGGGAGAAGTAGTTGATGCGGAGTACTTTTCAAAAATTGATGCGGATCACATTTTCTTTTTCAGCGATGACGGCCGGATTGGAGATACAGGAAACAGCCCTGTTTGGCAGAATCTAAAAGCCGTAAAGGCCGGAAATGTATATTATGGTAAGAATGAGGCGCAATACAATATGGCATATACGGCAAACGGCAAACTGCTGTATATGGAAAAATTGGCAAACACCATCCTCAACCGCAGCAATGTTGAATAA
- a CDS encoding DUF364 domain-containing protein, with the protein MNDLSIALEMIHKNYEKYKDPIPIIKEFVMGYRWFMVSDTNDRLSMSLRVGQEKDFGEYEKILKSFIGRPADDCVYDLIKRSDPELRTIAACLCNLLSKPFNSADRLKDRGIIRTEGRIFDYDVKDKKVGIIGYGLYNEVFLGKCKEFHAFDFRDPKGILNYRIGNETKVYPENIYWHLGDNALEHKDVLESLDIVIMTGCTIVNNTYKDILKACKNTKIRGIYGPSAELCPEYLFDLGYNYIFSASVRDKESYYKSTFAAIPEGMDLSYMDCYELGRI; encoded by the coding sequence ATGAATGATTTAAGTATAGCACTGGAAATGATACATAAAAACTATGAAAAATATAAGGATCCTATTCCAATCATAAAAGAATTTGTAATGGGATACAGATGGTTCATGGTATCTGACACCAATGACAGATTATCCATGTCGCTGCGAGTGGGACAGGAAAAAGATTTTGGTGAATATGAGAAAATACTAAAATCCTTCATTGGCAGACCGGCAGACGACTGTGTTTATGACCTTATTAAGCGGTCTGATCCCGAACTTAGAACAATAGCAGCCTGTTTATGCAATCTCTTAAGCAAGCCATTTAACTCAGCAGACAGACTTAAAGATAGAGGAATTATCCGAACAGAAGGGCGTATATTTGACTATGATGTAAAAGATAAAAAGGTTGGAATCATAGGTTATGGTCTATATAATGAGGTTTTTCTTGGAAAGTGTAAGGAATTTCATGCTTTTGATTTTCGAGACCCCAAGGGAATTTTGAATTATAGAATTGGAAATGAGACAAAAGTATATCCAGAAAACATCTATTGGCATCTTGGAGATAATGCTCTTGAACATAAAGATGTACTTGAAAGTCTGGATATAGTAATAATGACTGGTTGTACAATCGTAAATAATACCTATAAAGATATTCTCAAAGCATGTAAAAATACAAAAATCAGAGGGATTTATGGTCCAAGCGCTGAATTATGTCCGGAATATCTGTTTGATCTCGGATATAATTATATATTTAGTGCTTCAGTAAGGGATAAGGAATCGTATTATAAGTCTACGTTTGCAGCGATTCCAGAAGGAATGGATTTATCTTATATGGATTGTTATGAGCTTGGGCGTATCTGA
- a CDS encoding ABC transporter ATP-binding protein, protein MIFEIQNGSFSYPGQQKILKNINFKLNKGRILSVLGPNGVGKTTLLKCMVGLLDWVDGKSFLYGEDIKSINSKKLWSKVSYIPQSHAFAFSITGLEMVVLGRSAHLGVFEQPGIKDIEMAEEIMKQIGIERLANKDCNHMSGGELQMVLIAKALINRPDLIILDEPETGLDFHNQILVLSLIERMAHEEGICAVMNTHYPTNAISVSDEALMLNSTGEYVYGQTQDILNEENISKAFNVNVAVNQFQYSDRIVKSIVPISITNDKGGRL, encoded by the coding sequence TTGATATTTGAAATACAAAATGGAAGTTTCAGCTATCCAGGCCAACAAAAGATATTAAAGAATATTAACTTTAAATTAAATAAGGGCAGGATTTTATCCGTGCTTGGCCCTAATGGAGTAGGGAAAACAACACTTTTAAAATGTATGGTTGGGCTTTTAGACTGGGTGGATGGTAAAAGCTTTTTATATGGAGAGGATATAAAAAGCATAAATTCAAAAAAACTGTGGTCAAAGGTTTCCTATATCCCCCAGTCTCATGCATTTGCATTTTCAATTACAGGTCTTGAGATGGTTGTTCTTGGACGTAGTGCACATCTTGGAGTCTTTGAACAACCAGGTATCAAAGATATAGAGATGGCGGAAGAAATAATGAAGCAAATAGGGATAGAGAGGCTGGCTAATAAAGACTGTAACCATATGAGCGGGGGAGAACTGCAAATGGTGCTTATAGCAAAAGCGCTTATAAACAGGCCTGATCTCATTATTCTTGATGAACCAGAAACAGGTCTTGATTTCCATAATCAGATACTGGTGCTGAGTCTGATTGAGCGTATGGCGCATGAAGAAGGAATATGTGCTGTTATGAATACACATTATCCTACAAATGCAATTTCTGTTTCTGATGAAGCGCTCATGCTAAATAGTACTGGCGAGTATGTATATGGACAAACTCAGGATATCCTTAATGAAGAGAATATTTCAAAAGCATTTAATGTGAATGTTGCAGTGAATCAATTTCAATATAGCGATCGTATTGTAAAGAGCATTGTTCCAATTTCAATTACGAACGATAAAGGAGGCAGATTATGA
- a CDS encoding ABC transporter ATP-binding protein produces the protein MQSCITADKLSAGYNGISVFRDMDIDIPAGKITTLIGSNGSGKSTILKTMSRLIMPDSGAVYLEGQSIHSMPTRLVAQKLALLPQGAQTPSGITVSDLVEYGRFPHRTKLSGLTSKDQEIIRWALSSTSMTELADREMDQLSGGQRQRGWIAMALAQKTDILFLDQPTTYLDVSHQLEILQLLRKLNKEQGVTVVMVLHDLNHAMMFSDYLVAIRDGKKHSTGSPENVITPQTLREVFDMEAAVIRHPVLDVPVCLPYGVRGQVFQK, from the coding sequence GTGCAATCATGTATTACAGCTGATAAGCTGTCCGCCGGGTATAACGGCATTTCGGTTTTCCGTGACATGGATATTGACATTCCCGCAGGGAAAATAACAACCCTGATTGGCTCCAATGGCTCTGGCAAATCAACCATTTTGAAAACCATGTCCCGCCTTATTATGCCGGACAGCGGAGCAGTCTATCTGGAAGGTCAGTCCATTCACAGTATGCCAACCAGGCTGGTGGCACAAAAGCTGGCACTCCTTCCCCAAGGAGCCCAAACGCCCTCCGGTATTACAGTGAGCGATTTAGTGGAATACGGACGATTTCCCCACCGCACCAAGCTGTCAGGGCTTACATCAAAAGATCAGGAAATCATCCGATGGGCGTTGTCCAGCACAAGCATGACAGAGCTTGCCGACCGGGAAATGGATCAGCTTTCCGGCGGACAACGGCAGCGGGGGTGGATTGCCATGGCGTTAGCACAAAAAACAGATATCCTGTTTCTGGATCAGCCAACTACATATCTGGATGTTTCGCATCAGCTGGAAATCCTGCAGCTTTTGCGGAAATTAAATAAGGAACAGGGTGTTACTGTGGTTATGGTTCTCCATGACCTGAATCACGCCATGATGTTTTCCGATTATTTAGTGGCAATCAGGGATGGAAAAAAACACAGCACCGGTTCGCCGGAGAATGTGATTACACCCCAGACGCTTCGGGAGGTTTTCGATATGGAGGCGGCGGTGATTCGTCATCCTGTTCTGGATGTTCCCGTATGTCTGCCTTACGGCGTAAGAGGACAGGTATTTCAAAAATAG
- a CDS encoding AraC family transcriptional regulator yields the protein MSYLPLKFESSNIFPKKTIAIRPDVHIMVSSGIFSNNTKRQSGTTAPVFELSYTRKNFIYGEVNRVPVELRPGYSSLGFLGEACAHSEYSSGEEVQLYSIWVSPYTFDGFCEAVCGKSNIGFRSFQKDRYSCCGFKSDAREESIINKLDMCFIKEADQINRLLLESYILELLSINIERLIYKDNSREYVSQLSRADMDRLTYAREILLNRLESPPTLLELSRIIHMNDCKLKRSFKQYFGKTVYEFIREQRLEKAFALLEQGEHNVSESAFAVGYTNVSHFSEAFQKKFGIPPRVLIR from the coding sequence ATGTCATATTTACCGTTGAAATTTGAATCATCAAATATATTTCCGAAAAAAACAATTGCAATACGTCCGGATGTACATATCATGGTATCCTCTGGTATATTTTCCAATAATACAAAGAGACAATCTGGCACCACAGCCCCTGTGTTTGAACTAAGCTATACTCGAAAAAATTTCATATACGGCGAGGTAAATCGTGTGCCTGTGGAGCTTCGACCCGGATATTCGTCGCTGGGTTTTTTAGGAGAGGCTTGCGCACATTCAGAATACAGCAGTGGCGAAGAAGTTCAGCTATACTCTATTTGGGTCAGCCCTTACACGTTCGATGGTTTTTGTGAAGCGGTTTGTGGTAAAAGCAATATTGGATTTCGCTCTTTCCAAAAAGATAGGTATTCTTGCTGTGGTTTTAAAAGCGATGCTCGGGAAGAAAGCATTATAAATAAATTGGATATGTGTTTTATAAAAGAAGCGGATCAAATAAACAGGCTTTTGTTAGAAAGCTATATTTTAGAGCTGTTATCCATTAATATAGAAAGGCTGATTTACAAAGATAACAGCAGGGAATATGTAAGCCAGCTATCCAGAGCAGATATGGATCGTTTGACTTATGCACGTGAGATTCTTCTGAATCGGCTGGAGTCACCCCCAACATTGCTGGAATTATCCCGGATAATCCATATGAATGATTGTAAGTTAAAACGTTCTTTTAAGCAGTATTTTGGGAAAACCGTTTATGAGTTTATTCGGGAGCAGCGGCTTGAAAAAGCGTTTGCGTTATTAGAGCAAGGGGAACATAACGTGAGTGAATCGGCCTTTGCTGTGGGGTATACAAACGTAAGCCATTTCTCGGAGGCGTTTCAAAAGAAATTCGGAATTCCTCCGCGTGTCCTGATAAGATAA
- a CDS encoding FMN-binding protein, whose amino-acid sequence MKKMTLVMAATLCILTLLAGCGRSADTYKAGTYTAAAEGYAGDVEVEVEFDQGSILSVKVTDHNETVGIGDRAIEELPPKIVEELTWEVDAVTSATVTSDAIKTAVKDCINQAKKK is encoded by the coding sequence ATGAAAAAAATGACTTTAGTGATGGCTGCGACATTGTGTATCTTGACACTTCTCGCCGGCTGCGGCCGTTCTGCGGATACTTATAAAGCTGGAACTTATACGGCTGCCGCCGAAGGGTATGCCGGTGATGTGGAAGTGGAGGTGGAGTTTGATCAGGGATCCATCCTTTCTGTAAAAGTAACCGATCACAACGAAACCGTTGGTATTGGTGACAGAGCGATTGAAGAATTGCCCCCAAAAATCGTGGAGGAGTTAACTTGGGAGGTGGATGCGGTTACCTCTGCTACGGTGACCAGTGATGCAATCAAGACTGCGGTAAAGGACTGTATAAATCAGGCTAAGAAAAAATAG
- a CDS encoding cupin domain-containing protein, whose translation MQTGVYSISKKHVPKSGMTISTNAKLGKQSIVHHFSLGSGTDISSEAYDNPVIYIGACGTGLFDIGTDGSCKLQMNSQNIIFLHEGTLCGVNSVGEKGLIYTEIQFEKGSKMNEILKANEVFDLKNLIDYEEGSIANIDLASGEGMKFMILSFDDGCMLSEHRAPGDALFFALEGKATITYEGKSYHIREGENFRFENNGLHSVKAEGKFKMALLLTLE comes from the coding sequence TTGCAAACAGGGGTATATTCAATTTCAAAAAAGCATGTGCCAAAATCAGGCATGACAATATCAACAAATGCGAAACTAGGGAAACAGTCTATTGTACACCATTTTTCACTGGGAAGTGGCACTGATATAAGTTCAGAAGCTTATGATAATCCTGTGATCTATATTGGAGCCTGCGGAACAGGTTTATTTGATATTGGCACAGATGGTAGTTGTAAGCTGCAGATGAATTCACAAAATATAATTTTTTTACATGAGGGAACATTGTGTGGAGTTAATTCCGTAGGAGAAAAGGGACTCATATACACAGAAATACAATTTGAAAAGGGGAGTAAAATGAACGAAATTTTAAAAGCCAATGAGGTATTTGATTTAAAGAATCTTATAGACTATGAGGAGGGGAGCATTGCTAATATTGACCTTGCATCTGGCGAAGGTATGAAGTTTATGATTCTATCGTTTGATGATGGCTGTATGCTTTCTGAACACAGAGCTCCTGGGGATGCATTATTTTTTGCACTGGAAGGAAAGGCAACGATTACCTATGAAGGGAAAAGCTATCATATAAGAGAGGGTGAAAACTTTCGTTTTGAAAATAATGGACTTCATAGTGTTAAGGCAGAAGGAAAATTTAAAATGGCACTTTTACTTACTTTAGAATAA